In Drosophila nasuta strain 15112-1781.00 chromosome 2R, ASM2355853v1, whole genome shotgun sequence, a single genomic region encodes these proteins:
- the LOC132785659 gene encoding uncharacterized protein LOC132785659 encodes MATPTSIEVFSCLALLLGAFISSGYCIDCFKCVSYNGANKACDDPFHNNYSTAILESPCMGGRKGRDGLFPATACIKIAGYYDDTGETITVRGCALDSGTLTTDTEIIRMSHCGKFYYDNRYVHGCLQSCSDADACNGSHPKDAVESLLLSVALLLLLAR; translated from the exons ATGGCGACGCCCACGTCAATAGAAGTCTTCAGTTGCCTGGCGCTTTTGCTCGGCGCTTTCATCAGCAGCG GCTACTGCATAGACTGTTTCAAGTGCGTCTCATATAATGGCGCCAATAAGGCGTGCGATGATCCATTTCACAATAATTATTCCACCGCCATTCTGGAGTCGCCCTGCATGGGCGGTCGCAAAGGACGCGATGGCCTCTTTCCGGCAACGGCATGCATTAAAATCGCCGGATATTATG ATGACACCGGCGAGACGATAACTGTGCGAGGCTGCGCCTTGGACAGCGGGACACTGACAACAGACACAGAGATTATAAGAATGTCGCATTGTGGTAAATTCTACTATGATAACAG ATACGTGCATGGCTGCCTTCAGAGCTGCAGTGACGCGGATGCTTGCAATGGCAGCCACCCAAAGGACGCCGTCGAGTCCTTATTACTTAGCGTTGCGCTTCTCCTTCTGCTTGCAAGGTAg
- the LOC132785660 gene encoding natterin-3 has protein sequence MDGNHWLHYSHGALPQEAVVAGHDADGDTIFVGRAFYNNDLLPAKIIPNKGKAYVTFARQEIELENYEVLNGQNYVWLPGANGEVPPSAVRVGRNVDGEDLYAGRGYHAGSLTVGKVHPSHGCLYIPFDSDEVKIFEYEVLSRLIEMR, from the exons ATGGACG GAAACCATTGGTTGCACTATAGCCACGGCGCCTTGCCCCAAGAAGCTGTTGTCGCTGGCCATGATGCCGATGGCGATACCATTTTCGTTGGACGCGCCTTCTACAACAACGATCTGCTGCCAGCCAAGATCATTCCCAACAAGGGCAAGGCCTATGTGACGTTCGCCCGCCAAGAGATTGAGCTGGAGAACTACGAAGTGCTCAATGGCCAGAACTATGTGTGGCTGCCCGGAGCAAATGGAGAGGTTCCACCTAGTGCTGTGCGTGTGGGACGCAATGTGGATGGCGAGGATCTGTATGCCGGACGTGGCTATCATGCCGGCAGCTTGACTGTGGGCAAGGTGCATCCATCCCACGGTTGCCTCTACATTCCCTTCGATTCCGATGAGGTCAAGATCTTTGAGTACGAGGTGCTGTCTCGCTTGATTGAGATGCGATAA
- the LOC132784989 gene encoding glucose dehydrogenase [FAD, quinone]: MRLVYILIFWMCCGSIHSQLLVDLVRDFETTLLNTRIPDTNDFLPEYDFIIVGAGSAGCVLANRLSEIKTARVLLLEAGDQETFISDVPLTAALTQTTRYNWGYKAEATPNACQGLRNGVCNWPKGRGVGGTSLINFMLYTRGHRQDYDGWAAANNTGWSYAEVLPYFKKSERIGISDLYKSPYHGRNGPLDVQYTDYKSRQLKAFLKASREMGYDITDTNGEQLMGFSRAQATIRQGRRCSTSKAFIQPVLHRRNLHISMKSWVTKLLIDPNTKVAIGVEFTKQRQRFVVRASKEVILSAGSIASPQLLMLSGVGPSAHLAEHNIPVVQDLQVGYNLQDHITLNGLVFMVNDSTVNDARLLNPQDIIRYLFAGQGPYTIPGGAEAFAFVRTPSSSFASDYADMELVMGAGSLSGDRFGTLRDLLGITDEFYQKMYGDLQQEETFGMVPVLLRPKSTGRISLRSRNPFHWPRMEPNFMQHPDDVRAMIEGIEMILRLARTKSMQKIGTRFHARPFPGCDHLKFASQDYWRCCLRLYGSSLQHQSGTCKMGPSTDATAVVDPELRVHGIQHLRVVDASIMPHVPAGHTNAITIMIAEKAADMIKNAWRMKIAPLDK, translated from the exons ATGCGATTAGTGTACATTTTGATATTCTGGATGTGCTGCGGGAGCATTCACAGCCAGCTGTTGGTGGATCTGGTGAGGGATTTCGAGACTACATTGTTGAACACTCGCATACCGGACACCAACGACTTTCTGCCCGAGTATGACTTCATCATTGTGGGCGCCGGTTCGGCGGGCTGTGTGCTGGCCAATCGATTGAGTGAGATTAAAACGGCAcgagtgctgctgctggaggcGGGCGATCAGGAGACGTTCATCAGTGATGTGCCCCTAACGGCCGCATTGACGCAAACGACACGCTACAATTGGGGCTATAAGGCGGAGGCAACGCCCAATGCCTGCCAAGGGCTGCGTAATGGCGTCTGCAATTGGCCCAAGGGACGTGGCGTTGGTGGCACAAGCCTCATCAATTTTATGCTCTACACACGTGGACATCGTCAGGACTACGATGGCTGGGCAGCTGCGAACAACACGGGTTGGTCTTATGCCGAGGTGTTGCCATATTTCAAGAAATCAGAACGCATTGGCATCAGCGATTTGTATAAGTCACCATATCATGGCCGCAATGGGCCACTTGATGTGCAGTACACGGATTACAAGTCGCGACAGCTGAAGGCTTTCCTCAAGGCCAGTCGAGAGATGGGCTACGACATAACCGACACCAATGGCGAGCAGTTGATGGGCTTTTCACGTGCTCAGGCCACCATACGCCAGGGAAGACGTTGCAGCACTAGCAAAGCATTCATACAGCCAGTGTTGCATCGGCGTAATCTTCACATATCCATGAAGAGTTGGGTCACCAAACTACTCATCGATCCCAACACCAAAGTGGCCATTGGCGTTGAGTTCACCAAGCAGCGACAACGCTTTGTGGTGCGAGCCAGCAAGGAGGTTATTCTCTCTGCCGGTTCTATAGCCAGTCCACAGCTGCTGATGTTGTCGGGTGTGGGACCAAGTGCCCATCTGGCGGAGCATAATATTCCCGTGGTGCAGGATCTGCAAGTTGGCTACAATTTGCAGGATCACATTACACTTAATGGTCTCGTATTTATGGTCAATGATTCTACGGTGAATGATGCACGTCTGCTCAATCCCCAGGACATCATACGCTACTTATTCGCTGGCCAAGGACCCTATACGATTCCTGGCGGTGCTGAGGCATTCGCCTTTGTGCGCACTCCCAGTTCTAGTTTTG CCTCAGACTACGCAGACATGGAGCTCGTCATGGGTGCTGGCTCCCTGAGCGGAGATCGCTTTGGCACGCTGCGCGATTTGCTTGGCATCACAGATGAGTTTTATCAGAAAATGTATGGAGACTTGCAGCAGGAAGAAACGTTTGGCATGGTGCCAGTGCTCCTGCGACCCAAGAGCACTGGACGCATCTCGTTGCGCAGTCGTAATCCTTTCCACTGGCCACGCATGGAGCCCAATTTTATGCAGCATCCCGATGATGTGCGCGCCATGATTGAGGGCATCGAAATG ATCTTGAGGTTGGCACGCACCAAGTCCATGCAGAAGATTGGCACACGCTTTCATGCTCGACCCTTTCCGGGCTGCGatcatttgaaatttgccAGCCAAGACTATTGGCGCTGTTGTCTGCGCCTTTATGGCTCCAGTTTGCAGCATCAGTCGGGCACTTGCAAGATGGGGCCATCTACAGATGCCACAGCTGTTGTAGATCCTGAGCTTAGGGTCCATGGCATACAGCATCTGCGTGTAGTTGATGCTTCGATTATGCCACATGTGCCGGCTGGGCATACGAATGCAATCACCATCATGATTGCGGAGAAGGCTGCTGATATGATCAAGAATGCGTGGCGCATGAAGATTGCGCCACTGGATAAGTAG
- the LOC132786117 gene encoding uncharacterized protein LOC132786117: MAPTVCSEKKVRVAGMKEARRRGNMGVAQSTTNTSTAVTAATQAAAAGAIQNSVVLNYVAKGSTHSAGRQQRRRMVRVPSRLQHISKNIISSSTSSSPTSSSSESEQQLERMELDEYTNSDYNEATSIQISRTHSSGSSNNNINIKTVLQPTTANINSNNYIFGNGGNNNKTSTTAKFCDQMPSADDEDDDDDDDEEEDQGDGDSGYEFALEPIKPHIQQQYHSHNEGLLSIALKTIKLVQRNKLLQKRLAQLQLETSEFIASVLANPENRHFRDKVAVKAESPSKVSNVLLRH, translated from the exons ATGGCGCCCACCGTCTGCTCGGAGAAGAAAGTACGTGTTGCGGGCATGAAGGAGGCGCGACGACGTGGCAACATGGGCGTGGCCcagtcaacaacaaacacaagcacagctgtgacagcagcaacacaagcagcagcagctggagccATACAGAACAGCGTTGTGCTCAACTATG TTGCCAAAGGTTCAACGCACTCAGCGGGTCGTCAGCAAAGGCGTCGCATGGTTCGTGTCCCCTCCAGACTGCAGCATATCTCAAAGAACATCATATcgtcatcaacatcatcatcaccaacatcatcatcttcGGAGTCTGAACAACAGCTGGAGCGTATGGAACTCGATGAGTACACCAACAGTGATTACAACGAGGCAACAAGCATACAGATATCGCGCACACATtccagcggcagcagcaacaacaacatcaacattaaAACAGTATTACAACCCACAACAGCCAACATcaatagcaacaactacaTCTTTGGAAATGGcggaaacaataacaagacatcaacaacagccaaATTCTGTGATCAAATGCCAAGTGCTGATGatgaagacgacgacgacgatgatgatgaggaagAGGATCAGGGAGATGGCGATAGTGGCTATGAGTTTGCACTGGAGCCAATCAAACCGCACATTCAGCAACAATATCACTCACACAATGAGGGACTACTCTCCATAGCCCTGAAGACTATCAAGCTGGTGCAGCGAAATAAATTGCTACAGAAGCGTTTGGCTCAGTTGCAGCTAGAGACGTCCGAGTTTATTGCCTCGGTACTGGCTAATCCCGAGAATCGTCATTTCCGTGACAAAGTCGCGGTTAAAGCGGAATCGCCCAGCAAAGTAAGCAACGTTTTGCTGCGTCATTAA
- the LOC132785658 gene encoding protein HGH1 homolog: protein MDSVRELIQFLQPNQRLDLKAVALTHVLSLTGSAEGKDAILSLDDLLMAIFGLTLDANATIAKDAVLCLINLTAEEAGAIKVYELAKEVQPSFVIAEVAAKQIIDEQAELADAWSMVLSNLTRVESLVHGILDTLEPTLSQLAKAFAQLDYNKKKSKLHYLAPIFCNLTQVQRGRELCCQPKYRLLEKLLPFASFEESVVRRGGTIGIIKNICFDAVYHDVILNDQDDILVAILQPLCGPEEFSDEENEKLPIELQYLPETKTRETDPDLRKMLLECLLQLCATRRCREVLRAKGVYEILREYHKWEAKVGRESDCVLACENVVDILIKKEEEIGLDNYKSVEVPTEHTEKFIQEDAAYVKTLLD, encoded by the exons ATGGACAGCGTAAGAGAACTAATACAGTTTTTGCAGCCCAATCAACGTCTGGACTTAAAGGCTGTCGCCCTAACACATGTACTAA GTCTGACCGGCAGTGCCGAAGGCAAAGATGCAATACTCTCGCTTGATGACTTGCTGATGGCGATTTTTGGGTTGACACTCGATGCGAACGCCACAATTGCAAAGGATGCTGTGCTGTGTCTGATAAATCTCACGGCTGAGGAAGCAGGCGCCATCAAAGTCTACGAGTTGGCAAAAGAAGTGCAACCG AGCTTCGTCATTGCGGAGGTTGCCGCCAAGCAGATTATCGACGAGCAAGCGGAATTGGCCGATGCCTGGAGCATGGTGCTGAGCAATTTGACGCGCGTCGAGTCTTTGGTGCATGGTATATTGGATACTTTAGAGCCGACGCTGTCACAGTTGGCTAAAGCCTTTGCCCAACTCGACTACAACAAGAAAAAGTCAAAACTGCACTATTTGGCACCCATCTTCTGTAATCTAACACAAGTACAGCGTGGCCGGGAGTTGTGTTGCCAGCCAAAGTATCGACTGCTTGAGAAGCTGCTTCCATTTGCTTCGTTTGAGGAAAGTGTTGTAAGACGTGGCGGCACCATCGGCATTATTAAGAACATATGCTTTGATGCCGTATACCATGATGTGATATTGAATGATCAGGATGACATATTGGTGGCCATACTGCAACCGCTTTGTGGGCCGGAGGAGTTCAGTGATGAAGAGAATGAGAAATTGCCCATTGAACTACAG TACTTGCCCGAAACTAAGACGAGAGAAACGGATCCGGATCTGCGTAAAATGCTACTAGAGTGTCTGCTGCAACTGTGTGCCACACGTCGTTGTCGCGAAGTGCTGCGCGCTAAAGGAGTCTATGAAATACTGCGGGAATACCACAAATGGGAAGCCAAGGTGGGACGTGAAAGCGATTGTGTATTGGCCTGCGAGAATGTGGTGGATATTCTAATCAA AAAAGAGGAAGAAATTGGCTTGGACAACTACAAAAGTGTCGAGGTGCCAACTGAGCACACTGAAAAGTTTATTCAGGAGGATGCCGCCTATGTTAAGACACTTTTAGATTAA